Below is a window of Myxococcales bacterium DNA.
CTTTCTTCACGAAGTCACGTAGCTGCTCAAATTCTTCCTTTGACAGATTCATCTTGTCGCTCATGAGCGACTCTCCGGGGTGGTCCCGAGGGTCCACTCCTCGATACGTGACGCAAATCTGTAGAGCGGCACCATTTCGTCGACGTGCCCGGCCTCGTACACCGCGCGCGGCATTCCGTAAACTACGCATGATGCTTCGCTCTGGGCAATGCAATATGCCCCTATGGCCTTGAGCTTCCCGACTCCATGACAACCATCGTTCCCCATTCCCGTCATGATGCCCGCGAGGATGTTTCCCTTGAAATGGGCTCGCGCAGAATCGAGCAATACGTCGACAGAGGGCTTGCACTCATTGCGGGGAGCACCGTCGTGCAGACTGATCAACAGGTTTCCGTCGCCCGATGGGCTTGGCTCGATCTCCATATGCTTGCCGCCGGGCGCGATCAAGACGCGCCCCGGAGTCAGCGATTCTCCTGCCTTCGCCTCCGCAATATCGAGAGCACTCATCCCGTTCAGGGTCTGGGCCAACGAATCCGTGAAGCCCGGCGGCATGTGTTGAACGATGAGTACGGGACACGAAAGGTCTCGCGAAAAGTCTGCCACCAGGGTCTCGAGCGCCCGCGGTCCCCCCGTCGAAACGCCGATGATGATCAGTCGCGATTGGTTCGAACCGCTCGCCGCCTTTGCAACTTGGTTCGGCGAAGCAACTCGAGAACGCAGCGGTTCTCCCGCTTCGACTGCATTCTTCCGCCGTTTCCGGGCCGCTCGCTGCGCCTTTACGACGCGAACGCCCTTCCAGAGTTGCTTGCGAAGAGCATCCGCTCCGCTGTCCTCGGGTTTGACGATGAAATCGACCGCTCCGTGGCTCAGCGCTTTCAGCGTGCGCCGCGCATCGCTCACCCCCGACACCATCAGCACCGAAACATCAGTGTGCTGCTTGGCGATGATTTCGAGCGCCTCGAGACCGTCCATCTCGGGCATTTCGACGTCGAGCAGGACCAGATCGGGGCGTACTTCTTCAATGACCTCGAGTCCGCGTCGTCCGTTGTTGGCTGAGCCAACCAACTCAACATCGGGAATCTGCTTGAGAACCCGAGTCAGGATCGCCCGGTAGATCGAGGAATCGTCGACGATCACGGTTCTGATGGGATCGCTCATCGCCGCTCCTCGCCCGGCCACGATCCGTTCCTGGTCTGGCCTCCCATGCGAATCGCCTTCCTGATCATGTTGCTGCCGAACTCGTCATGCTTGTCGAACCTAGTTTTCGGTGACAGACGGGCTGTACTCGAGCAACCGGCGCACATCGAGAATGCTCATCGTCCCCGAGTCGGTCTTGCAGACTCCAGTCAAGTACACCGACCCTGAACCGTCCAGGTTCGGCGGCGGGAGCTCGAGTTGATCGGAGTTCGGTGTGATCACATCCGAGATTCGGTCGACCAACAGCCCCACCTTGTCGTCCGTCGAGGCAAGGGCGCAGTTGTCCAGCGCGGCCAATTCTGAATTGGTCTTGAGAATGACGAGTCGGCTCTCCGGTCCGATTTGATGCCGACCTAGCCCGAGACGTTCGCCGAGGTCGATGACTGTGACGATCTGGCCGCGAAGGTTTACCAGGCCGCTCACGAAACTTTCGGCTTTTCGCGCTGGAGTTATGTCGAGGTGCGGATTGATCTCGCGCACCAATCTGATGTTGACGCTGAAGAGGTCATCGCCCAGATAGAAGCTCGCGAGTCCATACTCCAGCGCCTCGTCCTGAGAAGCGGGATCCAAGATCACGGCGTATCTCCCAACGCCGATGCGAGCAGCAATTCGGCGTCCAATATGGTGGTCAGCCTGCCCTGGACCAGCGCACGACCACTCACGCAAGGTGGGTCGTCCTTGGACTTGTTCAGCTCGATCGCGATATCCACCGTGTCGATCACACGACTCGCGAGAATGCCACCCGACGTACCATCTCCACTCGGGATCAGGACATAATATTCTTCGCACTCTTCGATTGGATTTACGGAAATTTCATTTTCCAGCCGAATCAAGGGCAAGCCCTTGCCGAGATGCTGCATGTACTCGGAGCCGCCAATCCTTTCGATCTCGTTGGCTTCGATTTTTTCGAGCCGTACGATCTGTGCGAGATCGACAGCGAACTGTTCTGATGCCGCATTGGCAAAGAGAATCAGTTCTCGCCGGCTGCCGGTGGTCTCATCAATTTTGCGCTCGCGACGATCCGACTCTTCCGCCAAATCGTGGAAGCGAAGGTTCGTATCTGCAGCGATGCCCGCAACGTCGAGAATCATCGCCACCCGGCCGTCGCCCATGATCGTGGCACCGGCATAGCAGCGACAACCTTTAATGAATTGCGAAAGCGGCTTCACCACGATTTCTTCACTGTCTGCAATGCGATCGACAATCAACCCGTAGCGGTGTTCACCCGAGCGCAGCACGACCACGTGGATGGCCGATTGATTCTCGTACGTCCTTCTGGTCTCCGAAGTATCGTCCGCATCCCGGGCAGCATCACTCGTGGCGGCCGCGACTGGACGCTCCGCGAGGTTCTTTCTTCGATCGGGATTCTTGGCTCCAGTCTCTGGGTCCTCGAAATACCTTGGAATTTCGAGGGTATCGGCGAGTCGTACCAAAGGAAGTAAACGTCCCCTCAAGCGCAGCACGTCGGCTCCCTTGATCTGCTCGAGGCGTGTTGGGATTTCCGATGCCTTGATCCTCACAATCTCGACCAGGTTTACCTGGGGGACCGCGAAGCGCTCTTGATCGACGACTACGATCAGAGACGGAACGATCGCGAGGGTGAGGGGTAAGCGGATGCGAATGGTTGCGCCCTTCCCCACCTCGCTATCGATATCGATTTTGCCGCCGAGTTTTGTGATGTTCGCCTTCACGACGTCCATGCCCACGCCGCGGCCCGAGACCTCAGTGACCTCAGCCGCGAGGGAAAAGCCGGCGGCGAAGATCAACATCACCGCATCAGAATCGCTGAGCGCTTCGGCTTCTTCTGGGGTCATCATGCCGCGTTCGATCGCCAAAGCGCGGGTCTTCGCTGGATCGATTCCCCGACCATCGTCACGGATCTCGATATTGACCTGACCGCCCTCGTGATAGGCGTGCAGTTCAATCAGGCCGGATTCGGATTTACCCACAAGCAGCCGCTTTGCAGGGGCCTCGATTCCGTGGTCCAACGAATTGCGCACCAGATGTGTCAGGGGATCGGAGAGCAATTCGATGATCGACTTGTCTAGTTCAACTTCGCTGCCTTCGATCACCAAATCGACCTTCTTGCCGAGTTTTCTCGAAAGGTCTCTCACCACCCGGTGATACTTCTTGAAGACATTCCCGACCGGTTGCATCCGAGTGTTCATGATGTTGCTCTGCAGATCACTCGTCACGATATCGATGTTCTGCAACACACCCTTGATGCTGGGATCGTCGGTCTGATCCAGGCGCGCGAGCAACTGATTTCGACCGAGCACCAATTCACCCGCGAGGTCCATCAATTTGTCGAGCAGGTCGACAGAAACGCGAACCGTTTCAGCCGCCTCCATCTTTTTGCTTGCGACCTTCGGCTTGCCGCTGTCACCAGAATTGCTTCCTGCGCCTCCAGCGCTTCCGGCAGCGGGTGGATCGGGCTTGCTTTCCGGTGCCGCCGATACTTCAGCTCCAACAACAGCTCCAACAACAGCTGCAACTGCTGTCTCGGTCGGCTTTGACCCGGCGACAGGAGGTGTCACGGCCTTCGATTCTGCGACCGCAGCCGGTTTGGACTCTTTGGCCGCCGCGGGCTGACTCTTGGCGCCGTCCTTGCCTGTTTTCTTGTTCGTCACCTGAGCGAGTCGGTCGTCGGACATCGTCACCCGCTCGCGCAGCAATCGAATGCGGCTTGGATCGATCCCGAGCGCCCCGGCTACCAGGTCGATTTCGAGAACGGAACCAATCTGAAGAGCGAGACATCCTCCCGTGAGTTCCGCAGGCAAGGCGGACAACACCTTGCCGATCGACCCAGCGCGTTTCTTGGTGTCGTGAACGAGTGATTTTTGCTCGAGAGGTACGTCGTCGAAGACGATTCCGTATATTCGCTGGCCGAAGCGTGCCACTTCTTCGGCCGCCTCTTCGTTGATGACAAATTCGGGGAACGAGTCATCGGTCGCCGATTCTCCGGTGCTCTCAGGGGAAACTGCGGTAGCCGGCTCCGGTTGTGGTTCGGGAACGGGTTCGGCCGCCTCGGCCTCTACGGCGGGAGCGGGAGGGACAGTGGCACTCTCGGCGGGTGCCTCGGCGCTCGCCGCTTCCGGCGACGCACCTTCGCCCTCGATCAGCGGCTTGAGTCTGTCAATTTCTTCGTCGATCGAGAGATCGACCACTTCGGGCAAGGCTTCGATCAACTGACTGAGCTTGTCGACTCCCGCCAGCAGCGCATCGGTCATGTCCGATTGGAAGACCAACTCGCCGTCCCGGACTCGCATCAGGAGATTTTCCATGATGTGAGCGAGATTTTGGATTCGATCCAGACCGAAGAAACCGGCGGCGCCCTTGACACTGTGCGCAGCGCGAAAAATCTGATTCACAACTTCGAGTTGCGCTTCGCCCTCGAGCTCTTCGATCTCCAAAAATAGAGGCTCGATTTCGGTCATGTGTTCCAGGGACTCTGTACGGAAATCCTGGAGAAGTTCCTGATCCTCGTCCATCTCCCTCCCCCCTATCACAGGGGTCACCCGTCCGCGCCGTATTCGGCTCGAATCCAGGCAAACGATCCGCCCCTGCTGGAACATTCTTATCGTTTGGCAGAAAGATCTACTTGAACTGCAATCCCCGGACTTAGAACACTTTCTGGCGAGCCTGCAATTCGCCCCAGCGTCAGGGTCGGGAAAACACTCCAGCGAGACAGCATGGACCTGGGCGAATGCAATTGATCTGGGTCAGACGGTTTCGTCGGGGAACCCGACGACGGATCGGGTGATGGCGACCTGGAGCACTAGAACGCTCTCAAAGCGACGAGTAGCAAAGTTCAGAAACTGTATTTTGCACCGGCGAAGAAACGGTCATTTTTCTCGCTGTTGGCGAAAAAGATGTTGTCTCCGGATTGAAAGAGCAGGAACCCCGCGTTGACACTCAATGCGTCGATTACGTCGTACGCAGCGGAAAGTCGAACGAAGCTTCCGTCCTGCGCCGCTTCCCCGATCACGAAGCTCAGCATCGTCAGGTGAAGTTGGTCATTCATCAGATCGACGCTGATGCGCAGCGCTGTTTCGAGCGTGTCCTTCTGGGCGAAATCTGGCAAGCGACCCATCGCGCTCTCAAAGCCGTTGATGTGCCGCTGAGCGATCTCGAGCACGATGTTGACGTCGCTGATTCCGTAGTATTCAACGCCGATCATCGTGTCGACGCGAGACTTCTTCTCGTCCGCCCAAAAGAATTCGAAACCGTCCAGGTAGGCAATTTCCGACTTGATCAACCACGAACCAAAGGTGTAGTTCGCGCCACTGCCCAGCATCCAAAGTCGGCTGTGTTCTAATTGCCCATCGCCCGGGTCGAAGTGGGCGCGGTCATCGTTGTAGCGTGCGGCCTGCAGCGATACATCCCAGCCGCTGAATACCCCCGTGAGGTTGACGGCAAACTCGGTTGCTTTGCCGAAGTCCTTCTCGATTCTTTCGTCGCTGAGCGCCTCGGCGTTGCCGGTTATTGACATAAACCTGAGCATTTCCGCTGGAGTCAGTGTTGCATTGAGCGCAATGATTACGTCGATTCCGACATCCGGCGCCTGGTCTGAACCCCGGGCCGGCGAGATGCCGTACCGCACCTCGGGAATCGCGAGCAGCGTGAGAGTCCATGGACCCCAAAAGACTCCGAGCTTCGCCATCCCTACCGAGCGCCGGATGTCTTCGATATCAACCAGGCCAGGCTCCCGACTATCCAGCGGGTTGATGATGTCCAGCACCCTGAGCGACTCGCTTCGCCCCCAGTTTACGACCTGGCGCCCGATCTTGAGATCCACCCGCTCGTGCAGGCTTCCTTCGAAGTAGGTGTCCGTGACTTCAAAGTCGTTCTCGTAGGTGTTCTTCACTTCGCGCGTGTAGCCACGGCGCCCGTTCATCTCGTACGCGAGATCGTAGAAGCCATAGCCCGACGTGCGCAGCTTCCAGCCTCGGGGCAGGTCGAGATCGAACTGCAGGGCGAGCTTGGTTCGGAAGCGTTGGAGCCCCGAGTAATCGTCGCCGGTTGGCGAATCGTGGTTGTGGAGACTTGCCGTCAACCCGAAGTTCAGATCGCCCTGTAGACTCCAAACACGATCTTCCATAGCAGCGGATGGCTCACTCTGTGCCGGGTCGACTTCGAACTCGTCGCTCTCGTCGAATCCTGCGAGAACGTCGTCCATCGCATCATCCTGGGCAGCGGCCGGGACGACGGAGAACCCCAGTGCGACCCAGATCAAGCTGAGCGCGAGAATTCTCTTCAGCAGACTGCCTCGAAGCATGGGCGCCATCCGCTCGAACCGCTACAAGCCCTTCTCGAGTTTTCGGATGGTAAAGTCGGCTTCGGCGAGTTGTTGATTGAATCTTATGTTCGAGGTTTTGAGAATGGTCTTGTGCAGGGTGGCTTTGCCCTTTTTGGTCGTCATCGAAAGTTCGGTGGCGACCCAGATCCCGTCGATCAACTCGAGGCCCTGGATTTCCATGTAGCGCAGCCGCTTCCCCTTCTTGCGCCAACCCACCGAGCGGATCACCACAAAGTTGTCTTGGCGTACGAAGGCCACGAACTTCGTGTAGCCGGTTTCGTCGATCTCCTCTTCGGTCTTCGGGATCGATTCAATTTGCCAGACTTTGTGGCCCTTGACCTCGGTTTCCTTCATCAAAGTGTGGGTGTAATGATCGACCGAGCGCGACGACATGTCCGAGTAGTTGAAATCGCTCCCCATGAAGCTGCCGCTCTTATCCCCTGCCGCGATCCGCTTCGTCTTCTTGAGCGCGGGCAGGTACAACCACTGATCGTCATCGGCGTCATCGTCGTCGTAGTCGTAGGTGAGAAACCCGGTGTCTTTCACGTCGGCCGGCGAAAGAAAAAACATCAGGGTGTAGTCGTCCTTCCCAAAGTTCTTGCTGAAGGTGCGCATTTTTCGAATCCGCTGCTTACCTCGCTTGTCGATGAGAATCATCTCCATGTCGGACACGCGGTTGTCTCCATCGTCGCGATCCTTGACCTTTTGCATGATCTCCCGAGCCGAGAGGTCATCGGCCATCGAACTGCCCCCAGCGGTGAGCCCGCAGAAGACAAGAAGCGAGAGAAACGAGCACGACAGCGAGGGTCGACGTAGCTCCAAGAGAGTTCTCCTATTGCAAAACAAGCCGAGAGTGTGCCGCGTTTCCAATATCAGGGGAAGTGCCGCTGATCGCTGCATCTCTGCAACTTCGTTCAATCATTTCGTGTCGCGCCCCTTTACGTGAAGGCATCGGCGTCTCACACTGGAGGCCCGGATGCAGGCCCTGCCGAACCCGCAGCGCCGAGCGAACCCAAGGCGAGAGCAGGAGAAACCATGTCGGACAGTCCCGTTGCGAAGACCATGCGAGCCGCGCTGCTCGAAGCACCTGACAAGCCTCTGACTCTGGTCGACGATATCGAAATCCGGGCACCCCATGCCGGAGAGGTTCGCGTCGCGGTCAAACATTGCGGGCTGTGCCATTCGGACGTGAGCATCATCAACGGATCGTTTCCCAGC
It encodes the following:
- a CDS encoding purine-binding chemotaxis protein CheW, whose product is MILDPASQDEALEYGLASFYLGDDLFSVNIRLVREINPHLDITPARKAESFVSGLVNLRGQIVTVIDLGERLGLGRHQIGPESRLVILKTNSELAALDNCALASTDDKVGLLVDRISDVITPNSDQLELPPPNLDGSGSVYLTGVCKTDSGTMSILDVRRLLEYSPSVTEN
- a CDS encoding outer membrane lipoprotein-sorting protein; amino-acid sequence: MADDLSAREIMQKVKDRDDGDNRVSDMEMILIDKRGKQRIRKMRTFSKNFGKDDYTLMFFLSPADVKDTGFLTYDYDDDDADDDQWLYLPALKKTKRIAAGDKSGSFMGSDFNYSDMSSRSVDHYTHTLMKETEVKGHKVWQIESIPKTEEEIDETGYTKFVAFVRQDNFVVIRSVGWRKKGKRLRYMEIQGLELIDGIWVATELSMTTKKGKATLHKTILKTSNIRFNQQLAEADFTIRKLEKGL
- a CDS encoding DUF1302 family protein; translated protein: MLRGSLLKRILALSLIWVALGFSVVPAAAQDDAMDDVLAGFDESDEFEVDPAQSEPSAAMEDRVWSLQGDLNFGLTASLHNHDSPTGDDYSGLQRFRTKLALQFDLDLPRGWKLRTSGYGFYDLAYEMNGRRGYTREVKNTYENDFEVTDTYFEGSLHERVDLKIGRQVVNWGRSESLRVLDIINPLDSREPGLVDIEDIRRSVGMAKLGVFWGPWTLTLLAIPEVRYGISPARGSDQAPDVGIDVIIALNATLTPAEMLRFMSITGNAEALSDERIEKDFGKATEFAVNLTGVFSGWDVSLQAARYNDDRAHFDPGDGQLEHSRLWMLGSGANYTFGSWLIKSEIAYLDGFEFFWADEKKSRVDTMIGVEYYGISDVNIVLEIAQRHINGFESAMGRLPDFAQKDTLETALRISVDLMNDQLHLTMLSFVIGEAAQDGSFVRLSAAYDVIDALSVNAGFLLFQSGDNIFFANSEKNDRFFAGAKYSF
- a CDS encoding chemotaxis response regulator protein-glutamate methylesterase, with protein sequence MSDPIRTVIVDDSSIYRAILTRVLKQIPDVELVGSANNGRRGLEVIEEVRPDLVLLDVEMPEMDGLEALEIIAKQHTDVSVLMVSGVSDARRTLKALSHGAVDFIVKPEDSGADALRKQLWKGVRVVKAQRAARKRRKNAVEAGEPLRSRVASPNQVAKAASGSNQSRLIIIGVSTGGPRALETLVADFSRDLSCPVLIVQHMPPGFTDSLAQTLNGMSALDIAEAKAGESLTPGRVLIAPGGKHMEIEPSPSGDGNLLISLHDGAPRNECKPSVDVLLDSARAHFKGNILAGIMTGMGNDGCHGVGKLKAIGAYCIAQSEASCVVYGMPRAVYEAGHVDEMVPLYRFASRIEEWTLGTTPESRS
- a CDS encoding chemotaxis protein CheW, which produces MDEDQELLQDFRTESLEHMTEIEPLFLEIEELEGEAQLEVVNQIFRAAHSVKGAAGFFGLDRIQNLAHIMENLLMRVRDGELVFQSDMTDALLAGVDKLSQLIEALPEVVDLSIDEEIDRLKPLIEGEGASPEAASAEAPAESATVPPAPAVEAEAAEPVPEPQPEPATAVSPESTGESATDDSFPEFVINEEAAEEVARFGQRIYGIVFDDVPLEQKSLVHDTKKRAGSIGKVLSALPAELTGGCLALQIGSVLEIDLVAGALGIDPSRIRLLRERVTMSDDRLAQVTNKKTGKDGAKSQPAAAKESKPAAVAESKAVTPPVAGSKPTETAVAAVVGAVVGAEVSAAPESKPDPPAAGSAGGAGSNSGDSGKPKVASKKMEAAETVRVSVDLLDKLMDLAGELVLGRNQLLARLDQTDDPSIKGVLQNIDIVTSDLQSNIMNTRMQPVGNVFKKYHRVVRDLSRKLGKKVDLVIEGSEVELDKSIIELLSDPLTHLVRNSLDHGIEAPAKRLLVGKSESGLIELHAYHEGGQVNIEIRDDGRGIDPAKTRALAIERGMMTPEEAEALSDSDAVMLIFAAGFSLAAEVTEVSGRGVGMDVVKANITKLGGKIDIDSEVGKGATIRIRLPLTLAIVPSLIVVVDQERFAVPQVNLVEIVRIKASEIPTRLEQIKGADVLRLRGRLLPLVRLADTLEIPRYFEDPETGAKNPDRRKNLAERPVAAATSDAARDADDTSETRRTYENQSAIHVVVLRSGEHRYGLIVDRIADSEEIVVKPLSQFIKGCRCYAGATIMGDGRVAMILDVAGIAADTNLRFHDLAEESDRRERKIDETTGSRRELILFANAASEQFAVDLAQIVRLEKIEANEIERIGGSEYMQHLGKGLPLIRLENEISVNPIEECEEYYVLIPSGDGTSGGILASRVIDTVDIAIELNKSKDDPPCVSGRALVQGRLTTILDAELLLASALGDTP